The stretch of DNA CCGCGTCCCGGTGTCTTAAAAACAGTCGTTTTTTTCCTGGCTGCCTACCGGGGGGGAGAACTTGAACCTCAATTGAGTGAAGTGCGTTCGGTGCGCTGGATGGGGTTGGACGAGGCGTCAGGATTCCTGATTTTTGACAAAGATCTTGAGATCTTCCACCAAGCCCTGGCCTGGCGTGCTGATTCGGGGGAGGAGTAAGGGCATGGAAACGGCAAAAGAAGGCGGGCAATTTGCCATGAAAGAGAGCTGTACCTTCGACGACTTGCTCGCCATCATGGATTTCCTCAGAAGTGATCAAGGATGTCCCTGGGATCGCATCCAGACACACGAGAGCATCCAGGGCAACATGCTGGAAGAAGCTTATGAAGCGGTTGATGCCATCCAAAGCGGGGATCCGGATAAACTGCGTGAGGAGCTGGGTGATGTGTTGATGCAGGTCGTTTTTCATGCAGGCATTGCCAGGGATGAAGGATATTTCACCTTTGAGGATGTTGTCTCAGGTCTGTGCCGTAAACTGATCTCACGGCACACGCATCTGTTCGGCGACGATCAGGCGACGACACCGGACATGGTTCTTCGAACCTGGGAAAAAAATAAGCGGATCGAGAAAGGCTTTGAAAGTACGGCAGCGTCCATGCGGGCCATCCCGCTTGCCATGCCGGCCCTGACCCGTGCCGACAAGCTTCAAAAAAAAGCGGCGGATACCGGTTTTGACTGGCCCTCTCCCCGGGGTGCCTGCGTGAAAGTCAAGGAGGAACTCCAGGAACTGCTCGATGAAGCCGACCGGGGTGACCCGGTCAGAATCCGTCAGGAAGCCGGGGATCTGCTCTTTGCCGTGGTCAACCTGCTCCGCCTGCTGGGGGTTGACCCCGAAACAGCACTGACGGACTGTTCACAGCGCTTTATCCGGCGATTCGATGCCATGGAGAACCTGG from Fastidiosipila sp. encodes:
- the mazG gene encoding nucleoside triphosphate pyrophosphohydrolase — protein: MKESCTFDDLLAIMDFLRSDQGCPWDRIQTHESIQGNMLEEAYEAVDAIQSGDPDKLREELGDVLMQVVFHAGIARDEGYFTFEDVVSGLCRKLISRHTHLFGDDQATTPDMVLRTWEKNKRIEKGFESTAASMRAIPLAMPALTRADKLQKKAADTGFDWPSPRGACVKVKEELQELLDEADRGDPVRIRQEAGDLLFAVVNLLRLLGVDPETALTDCSQRFIRRFDAMENLAKEEGVSLNRMDLEAMDALWDRVKRSESETERDRGCEA